In a single window of the Brachionichthys hirsutus isolate HB-005 chromosome 18, CSIRO-AGI_Bhir_v1, whole genome shotgun sequence genome:
- the supt7l gene encoding STAGA complex 65 subunit gamma, with protein sequence MMRYWGEIPGPAGVPPSRSSFDLLQREFRSVEMQDPPLHQPSAQRPRPTTMLDIPSEPCSLTIHTVQLCQHARRLRGLLAQGQSSSEGGNRQEEADASLPLRPPTPPAVPDDLLPVDSKAPRQPFQLRHSNPESDFYKGKGEPVTELSWPSCRQLLYQSVATVLAHAGFESSQESVLETLTDLVHEHYLRITRLLRVAVDREARVGTSPFPDVVEQVFHEVGIGSVLALQRFWQVRIKDYHSYMLQVSKDLSEEYERLVNPEKALEDCKPLRIKEEPMSDISFPVSEEHEADPASGDQALPVGVLGAHSERLASGLDGEASPHASGGGGANNSPLWPQVKMEPQDGEEGQNASSHPPHHHHHSVLGEDVFEEGGPMSTMSESRGATAPSPGGTASDGSYASHSPDSLMGTSPVFNQRPKKRARKM encoded by the exons ATGATGCGCTACTGGGGCGAGATCCCGGGGCCCGCCGGCGTTCCGCCCAGTCGCAGCTCCTTCGATTTGCTCCAGCGTGAGTTTCGCTCAGTGGAGATGCAGGACCCCCCTCTGCACCAGCCCTCGGCGCAGCGCCCCCGGCCCACCACGATGCTCGACATCCCCTCTGAGCCCTGCAGCCTCACCATCCACACAGTGCAGCTCTGTCAGCACGCCCGCCGCCTCCGTGGCCTGCTGGCTCAGGGACAGTCGTCCTCGGAGGGTGGCAACAGGCAGGAGGAGGCCGATGCCAGCCTGCCTCTGCGTCCTCCCACCCCACCGGCCGTGCCAGACGACTTGCTACCAGTGGACAGCAAAGCTCCACGGCAGCCCTTCCAGCTGCGCCACAGTAACCCTGAAAGTGACTTCTATAA GGGAAAAGGCGAGCCTGTCACAGAGCTGAGCTGGCCCTCGTGCAGACAGCTCCTGTATCAGTCAGTGGCCACCGTTCTGGCCCATGCTGGCTTCGAGTCATCCCAGGAGAGTGTGCTTGAGACCCTGACGGACCTGGTGCACGAGCATTACTTGCGCATCACCCGCCTGCTGCGTGTGGCAGTGGACCGGGAGGCTCGGGTCGGCACCAGTCCCTTCCCGGACGTGGTGGAGCAAGTGTTCCACGAGGTGGGCATCGGCAGTGTGCTCGCCCTGCAGCGTTTCTGGCAAGTGCGGATCAAGGACTATCACAGCTACATGCTGCAG GTGAGCAAGGACCTGTCGGAGGAATACGAGCGGCTGGTGAACCCTGAGAAAGCGCTGGAGGACTGCAAACCCCTGAGGATTAAGGAGGAGCCCATGAGTGACATATCCTTCCCTGTGAGCGAGGAGCACGAGGCCGACCCGGCCTCTGGGGACCAGGCGCTGCCCGTGGGCGTCCTCGGGGCCCACAGCGAGAGGCTGGCGTCGGGCTTGGATGGGGAAGCCTCCCCTCACGCTTCAG GCGGGGGCGGAGCCAACAACTCGCCACTTTGGCCGCAGGTCAAAATGGAGCCGCAGGATGGCGAAGAGGGCCAGAATGCCAGCAGTCATCCtccccaccatcaccaccacagCGTGCTGGGCGAGGATGTGTTTGAGGAGGGCGGGCCCATGTCCACCATGAGCGAATCACGAGGAGCCACTGCGCCCTCTCCTGGAGGCACCGCGTCCGACGGAAGCTATGCGTCACATTCGCCTGACTCCTTGATGGGGACCTCGCCCGTCTTCAACCAGCGACCCAAGAAACGGGCGAGGAAGATGTGA